GCGGCTGGTGCGCGAGATCCGGCGGCTGCGGCGGGTGGAGGAGCGCTACCAGTCGCTCTGCTCGGTGCTGCAGCACCTGAACACCTTCCTGGAGCGCCGCGGCCTGGTGTCGCAGGCGCAGCGGTTCGTGGAGGTGCGCGCGCAGCTGGAGCGCATCCACCCCGAGTCGCTGGAGGCCGGCGCGCCCGGAACCGCACCCGCCCCGGCCGCCGGCCGGGCCCGTCCGGTGTCGGCCGTCTGACTTTCCGGGGCGCTCCCATGCGGGGGCGCCCTTTGCTCATCCGGACCGCGGAACCCGTCCGACCGTGATCATGACCAGCCGCGCCATCCGCCTTCCCGACCGCTTCTACCTTCCGCGCACCGACCCCGACGGCCGCGAGGTCCGCGACGTGATGCCGTGGGAGGGCGCCGTGAGCTACGCCACCGACGGCGAGCGCCTGGGGATCCAGTACGGCGACGGGCGCGTGGTGTGGCTCGGCAACGCGCCGGGGATGGATGGAGCGGCGGGCGACGAGGAGCAGCCGGACACCGCGCCCGCGCCGCCGTCGTTCGAGGACGACTTCGAGGGCGTGAACCTGGACGCGCTGGTGGACGGGCTGCGCAGCTACGTGGACATGCACCCCGTTCTCCGCACCGTCTGGCGCGAGGACCTGGCGACGCTCGAGGACCTCCGCCACAAGCACCACGACGACGAGAGCTGAGGCCCTCACCCGAAAAATGGAGAAGGGGAAGACAAAACCACCGTCTTCCCCTTCTCCATTTTTCGACCTCTCCCGACAGCAGGAGAGGTGAACGGCAATGGCAACTACGAGCGCCGCCCGTCAGCGGTAGCCGCCGTCCTCCGCCTTGGGGTTGATGATGCGCTCGGCGAGCGCGGTCAGGCGGTGGTCGGTCTGGCCCTCCTCGTCCAGCGTCTGCTGGAGGGTGCGGGCGTGGTCGGCCATCCCCAGCCGGTCGGCGTAGGTGCGCACGCAGCCGTAGCCGGCGATCTCGTAGTGCTCCACCCGCTGCGCCGCGGCGATGAGCCCGGCGTCGATGGTGTCGGGATCGCCCTTCTCCTTCAGCATCTCCTGCCCTTCCTTCAGCAGCCCCTCCATCCCCTTGCAGTGGTGGCCGCCGGGCTTCTCGCCCATGCCGTCGAAGATGGCCTCCAGGCGCTTCACCTGGTCGTGCGTCACGCGCTCGTGCTCCTCGAACGCGCTGCGGAGCTCCGGGTTGTGCGCCCGTTCGGCCATCATCGGCAGCGCCTTCAGGATCTGGTTCTCGGCGCTGTACAGGTCGCGCAGCTGCTCCACGTACAGGTCCTTCAGCGAGTCCATCGGCATCGTCCCTCCTGGTCACGGGTCCGTCCACTCCGGGTGATTCCGGGGGCGGAAGGGGCTTGCAGGGTGTGTACCAGCCAGGAAGTACGAGAGTACGGAAGTACGGGAGTACGATGCGGATCGGCGGCGGGGGATGGCCTTGGGCTCGCGGAGACGGTTATCTTCATGCGCCGCTCCGCGTTCGCCCACACGATCCGCATCTCCCGCGTGCCGTTCCTCCGCCGATCCGCCGCCGCCCTCCTGTTTTCCGCGACGCTCGCCGGGTGCTGGTTCGGCGTGGGGCCGCCGCCGCAGCAGGCGCTCCGCTCCACCGTGCAGGAAGTCTTCTGGCGGCGGCTGACCCAGCTCTGCGGCCGTGCGTTCGAGGGGCGGATGGCGGAGGGCGCGGATTCTGTCTTCGTGCGCAACCGCCTGGTGATGCACGTGCGCGACTGCCGCGCGGACGAGGTGCGGATCGGCTTCGTGATCGGCCCCGACCCGTCGCGCACCTGGGTGGTACGCCGGGTGGACGGCGCGCTGGCGCTGACGCACGAGGTGGCGGGCGATGCGGTCAGCGGCTATGGCGGCGTGACGCGCGATGCGGGCACGCCGGAGCGGCAGGACTTCGCCGCCGACAGCGCCACCGCGCGGATGCTTCCGCCCGCGGCGCACAACGTCTGGTCGCTGGAGATCCTGGACGGCCGCACCTTCGCCTACACCGTCGGCCGCCCCGGCGTCCGCCAGCGCTTCCGGCTGGAGTTCGATCTGCGCCACGCGGTAGCGAGTCCTGAGTCCTGAGTGCCTGCGACGGAAACCCGGTCACATCTCCGCCCGTAGAGCACTCCGTAAGCCGAAGCGCCCTCCCGACTTGGCCGCGCTGGACAAGCGGAGGCCGCACCAGCCTCCGATGTGCGCCGAAATGCCGAGGCCGCAGTCCCGCAGGGACTTTGTGCTGTTGTTGGGGGCGAATTCCATTCGCCTCACCCGCCCCCGGCACTCCGGATCGGGCAGGCGAACGGGCCAGCTTGACGATTTTCTTCTTCCGGTTTCCGCACCCCTCAACCGCGGGATTGATCTGTAGATGTACGGGATCGCGGGACTGCTGACCGGGCGCACGCTGGCCGGCCGCTACCTGATCGAGGCGGTGATCGGGCGCGGCGGGATGGGCGCCGTGTACCGCGCCACCGACGAGCGCCTGTCGCGCCTGGTGGCGGTGAAGGTGGTCGGCGCCGTGACGACCGATCCGGACGAGCACGCGCGGCTGCGGCAGCGCTTCCAGCGCGAGGCGCGGGCGGCGGCGGCGCTCCGGCACCCCAACGTGGTGCAGGTGCACGACTTCGGCACCGATCCCGAGCTGGACCTGGACTTCCTGGTGATGGAGCTGCTGCACGGCGAGGACCTGGCCGCGCGGCTCATGCGCGGCGGCCCGCCGCCGCTGGCCGAGTCCATCTCCATCCTCCGCCAGGCGGCGCGCGGCCTTTCCGCCGGCCACCGCGCGGGGATGGTGCACCGCGACGTGAAGCCCGGCAACCTGTTCCTGGAAGAAGACGACGCGCATGGCGGCGACCACGTGCGGGTGCTGGACTTCGGGATCGCGCAGGTGGGGGCCGAGGACGGGACGATGACGCAGCTCACCGTCTACGGCCGCTCGCCCTTCTCCCCCGCGTACGCCTCGCCCGAGCAGCTGCGCGGCGACGACCACATCACCTCCGCGTCGGACGTGTTCAGCCTGGGCGCGGTGGGATACCACCTGGTCACGGGCACGCGCCCGTTCACCTCCGCCGACCCGTCGCGCGCCACCGCCGAGGTGGGCGAGGCCGTGCGCCTGCTGCGCCAGCGCGCCCCCGCG
This Longimicrobium sp. DNA region includes the following protein-coding sequences:
- a CDS encoding ferritin-like domain-containing protein, whose product is MPMDSLKDLYVEQLRDLYSAENQILKALPMMAERAHNPELRSAFEEHERVTHDQVKRLEAIFDGMGEKPGGHHCKGMEGLLKEGQEMLKEKGDPDTIDAGLIAAAQRVEHYEIAGYGCVRTYADRLGMADHARTLQQTLDEEGQTDHRLTALAERIINPKAEDGGYR